The genomic interval CGCAAAGGCTAAGTGGTCTGTCAACGCTACATATATGTGCTCATCCAAAGTATTATCTAATCTTTCTTTAGCATAACTAATTATTTTTTCTGTAACCTTTATATATTCAAGTGGTATTTTATTGAAAAGACTTTGGAACTTTCTATTTTCATTTTCATTCTCAATCAAAAATACTTTTTCAATTCTATCAGCATCTACAACGTCACCCTTTTTCTTTTGAAAGGCTATACCTCGTCCCATGACAACCTTTTCCATTCCAGTCATTTCATCAACTGTTGTAATGACGTTATTATTTAATATTTTTTGTATCTTCATAAATACCACTCCGGGTAACATAAATTCCTATAAGCTATACTTAAGTGTATAATAGGATTAAAACAACCAATGATATTCGACATGTTTCTACAATTTATATTCGCTGCGCTATCATTATATTTAACTTATTCTTATTTGTCAAGTGTTTTAGTGAAATCGGTTTTTGTTATGTAAAAATTAGTATTGTATAATATGGATTATTGACTAATCTTCTTTCTACTTATGTAATCTTTTAGGTATATAAGATTCATATAAAGTCGAATTTTGCTAATGTATGTATTATTATAGCGAATCTGATATAATAGATATATAAATATTTTTAAGGGGGGACTTTTATGCTATATGCTTTTCTGAATAATATGACTGTCATTATATCTTTTATGTTTGTATCAATTAAAATTAAATATTTTATTTATAGTAAAATAACAACTAAAAAGTTTATTAGATGGATGTCTCCTTTAACTTTTGGACTATTATGTATATTGATTATGTTTTATCCTTTCGAGTATCACGGCACATATTTTGATTTAAGAGATGTGGGTATTTTTATTATTTCCTATATAGCCGGTTGTAAATTTGCTTCATTAACTATAATTCTTCCTATATTGTACAAACTCCAATTAAATGTCTCAAATGTTCAAATCGACATCTTACTAGGTATTGTCCTTCCCGCTATTATAGGCTCATACTTCCATGACCCTAATGAAACTAATAATATATTCCCAAAACTTAATATTAAAAGGTTAATAAAAAGTTATCTTTCATTTCAACTAATACATAAGCTATTATTGTTGTCCCTTGATTTTCACTTCTTATCATGGTTAAGAATAAGTGGATTAATGATTGTTTTTTCCACTATTTCTATTGTTAGTATAGCACTTATGATAAATGATACCAGCAACAATATTATTCTCCAAAAGAACTTGAGATATCTCTGTAATCATGACTATCTAACAAAACTACCT from Caldisalinibacter kiritimatiensis carries:
- a CDS encoding diguanylate cyclase produces the protein MLYAFLNNMTVIISFMFVSIKIKYFIYSKITTKKFIRWMSPLTFGLLCILIMFYPFEYHGTYFDLRDVGIFIISYIAGCKFASLTIILPILYKLQLNVSNVQIDILLGIVLPAIIGSYFHDPNETNNIFPKLNIKRLIKSYLSFQLIHKLLLLSLDFHFLSWLRISGLMIVFSTISIVSIALMINDTSNNIILQKNLRYLCNHDYLTKLPNIRYFKSEVKKILDMGIPIAIAMIDIDHFKSYNDTYGHPAGDEVLKNLAIILREQTRNSDNRYKDYVARYGGEEFIVCFTDISDIDTMYNLGERIRKDVENYHFIGEETQPGGNLTISVGLSYSTKDKILDKIIEEADEALYISKETGRNKTTIYQK